The proteins below are encoded in one region of Tamandua tetradactyla isolate mTamTet1 chromosome 9, mTamTet1.pri, whole genome shotgun sequence:
- the GAPT gene encoding protein GAPT, whose amino-acid sequence MLKSCGNSSVAISIGILLLSFLIFCGIGCVWHRKHRNTTRFTLPRFLQRRSKRKDCTKTFSLSPHIIGPRHKISSQTQDCSSAAGRTNIHDDYENVETGPPKAKEETEKELYENTCQSNFEEHVYGNETSSDYYNFQKPITSEVPQDEDIYILPDL is encoded by the coding sequence ATGTTGAAAAGCTGTGGAAATTCTTCAGTGGCCATTTCTATAGGAATTTTGcttctttcattcttgatattCTGTGGAATTGGATGTGTTTGGCACAGGAAACACCGTAACACAACCCGATTTACCTTGCCAAGGTTTTTGCAaagaagaagcaagagaaaagactGTACTAAAACATTTTCCTTGAGTCCCCATATTATTGGCCCAAGGCACAAAATCTCATCTCAAACACAAGACTGCAGTTCTGCTGCCGGGAGGACAAACATACATGATGATTATGAAAATGTGGAAACAGGTCCTCCCAAAGCGAAAGAAGAAACCGAGAAGGAACTGTATGAAAACACGTGCCAATCCAATTTTGAGGAGCATGTTTATGGAAATGAGACATCATCTGACTATtataatttccagaaacctatcacTTCTGAAGTGCCTCAAgatgaagatatatatatacttcCAGACTTGTAa